The Gammaproteobacteria bacterium genome window below encodes:
- the sat gene encoding sulfate adenylyltransferase — translation MIKPHGSDTLTPLFVKDEATRKQLEKEAEGLPSIIVSSAAAANAVMLGAGYFTPLTGFMTAADAVSVADKMQTSSGLFWPTPVLNLVQHASVIGDAKRIALRDPNVEGNPVLAIQDIESIEELSDAQVANITEKVYRTTDPDHIGAATFMSLGKTVLSGPIQVLNYSYFSEEFKGTFKTAGEIRDEIEERGWNTVVGFQTRNPMHRAHEELCKMAQESVNADGVLIHMLLGKLKEGDIPAPVRDAAIRKMVEVYFPPNSVMVTGYGFDMLYAGPREGVLHAVFRQNCGCTHFIIGRDHAGVGDYYGAFDAQTIFDDEVPDDALDIKIFRADHTAYSKKLNKVVMMRDAPDHEKDDFVLLSGTKVRGMLAAGEDLPKEFARPEVAKILMEYYQSIS, via the coding sequence ATGATTAAGCCGCATGGATCGGACACGTTAACGCCTTTATTTGTTAAAGATGAAGCCACTCGCAAACAATTAGAAAAAGAAGCTGAGGGCTTACCGTCCATTATAGTGAGCTCCGCTGCCGCTGCTAATGCAGTTATGTTAGGCGCTGGTTACTTCACTCCTTTAACAGGGTTTATGACAGCAGCAGATGCCGTTTCTGTTGCCGACAAAATGCAAACCAGCAGCGGTTTGTTTTGGCCTACTCCGGTACTTAATCTAGTTCAACACGCAAGTGTAATCGGCGATGCCAAAAGAATTGCATTACGTGACCCAAATGTTGAAGGCAATCCAGTACTTGCAATACAAGATATCGAATCCATTGAAGAATTAAGCGATGCACAAGTTGCGAATATTACGGAAAAAGTCTACCGCACCACTGATCCAGACCACATAGGTGCTGCAACTTTTATGTCTTTAGGCAAAACCGTTCTTTCTGGTCCCATTCAAGTTCTAAACTACAGTTACTTTAGTGAAGAATTCAAAGGCACTTTTAAAACTGCTGGCGAAATTCGTGATGAAATAGAAGAACGCGGTTGGAATACGGTTGTTGGTTTCCAAACACGCAACCCTATGCACCGTGCACATGAAGAACTATGCAAAATGGCACAAGAATCCGTTAATGCTGACGGCGTTTTAATTCACATGTTACTTGGAAAATTAAAAGAAGGTGACATCCCTGCCCCTGTGCGTGATGCAGCGATTCGCAAAATGGTCGAAGTGTATTTTCCACCTAACAGCGTGATGGTAACCGGGTATGGATTTGACATGTTATATGCCGGTCCACGCGAAGGCGTATTGCACGCAGTGTTCAGACAAAATTGTGGCTGCACACATTTTATTATTGGCCGTGATCATGCAGGTGTTGGAGATTATTATGGTGCATTTGACGCGCAAACCATCTTTGATGATGAAGTGCCTGATGATGCCTTAGATATTAAGATTTTCCGTGCGGATCACACAGCCTACTCTAAGAAATTGAATAAAGTTGTGATGATGCGCGATGCACCAGATCACGAAAAAGATGACTTTGTATTACTTTCTGGAACCAAGGTACGCGGCATGCTTGCAGCAGGCGAAGATTTACCTAAAGAATTTGCACGGCCCGAAGTAGCCAAAATTCTAATGGAGTACTATCAAAGCATAAGCTGA
- the fadB gene encoding fatty acid oxidation complex subunit alpha FadB — MIFSGNAIKVDYIQDSIANLVFDLEGESINKLSKTVVEQLGDAVSVIEDNENISALIISSNKDVFIVGADVTEFLGFFKLTEKEFVQWIEATQALFNRIEDLPIPTVTAINGYALGGGCELALTTDYRVMAYSARIGLPEVKLGIFPGWGGSVRLPRLIGADNALDWICTGDQKKAQEAFKCHAVDSIVDVDQLQSAAMHIVQQCLDGKLDYQKRKQEKRQPLQLSQLESIMAFESAKAVVAAKAGRHFPAPLAAIETVQHHATMLRDEAMQVEAHGFVKMAKTKVARNLVGLFLNDQRIKKVSRGYSKQAHAVKQAAVLGAGIMGGGIAYQSACKDIPIVMKDIKQEALELGKSEAGGLLLKQVKRGKIKPEEVTDTLAKIDTTLSYGDFANVDLVVEAVIENKNIKSSVLVEVEQQVKSDCILTSNTSTISITELALSLQRPEQFCGMHFFNPVYRMPLVEVIRGEKSSEAAIATTVAYAEAMGKTPIVVNDCAGFLVNRVLFPYFAGFDALVRDGIDIQRIDKIMENFGWPMGPAYLLDVVGIDTAHHASEVMAEAYPDRMSKEFKSATDALYETERYGQKNNVGFYKYELDKRGKQKKIADENAVRIIETVRVNSLDVSDEEIVDRMMIPMCMETVRCVEEGVVDHPLDADMGLILGIAFPTFRGGALRYIEEMGVQEFCERAGKYSHISPIYAPTKGLISMAKKKETFYPKV; from the coding sequence ATGATATTTTCTGGCAACGCTATAAAGGTTGACTATATTCAAGACTCGATTGCGAATCTAGTATTCGATCTTGAGGGCGAGAGTATTAATAAGCTCAGTAAAACTGTTGTCGAACAGTTGGGTGATGCTGTTAGTGTAATTGAAGACAATGAGAACATTAGCGCATTAATTATTTCGAGTAATAAAGATGTATTTATTGTTGGCGCTGACGTAACCGAGTTTCTTGGTTTTTTTAAATTAACTGAAAAAGAATTTGTTCAGTGGATAGAGGCTACTCAAGCTTTATTTAATCGCATAGAAGACTTGCCAATTCCAACGGTCACGGCCATTAATGGCTATGCATTGGGTGGAGGTTGTGAGTTAGCGTTGACTACGGATTATCGCGTTATGGCTTACAGTGCGCGTATTGGTCTGCCTGAAGTTAAATTAGGCATCTTCCCAGGCTGGGGTGGCAGTGTGCGTTTGCCTAGACTGATTGGTGCGGATAATGCATTGGATTGGATCTGCACGGGTGACCAGAAGAAAGCGCAAGAAGCGTTTAAGTGTCACGCAGTGGATTCAATTGTTGATGTCGATCAACTTCAAAGCGCTGCGATGCATATAGTTCAACAGTGTTTAGATGGCAAGCTTGACTACCAAAAGCGCAAACAGGAAAAACGCCAACCCCTACAGCTGAGTCAATTAGAAAGTATTATGGCATTTGAATCCGCGAAAGCTGTGGTTGCTGCAAAAGCCGGTCGCCATTTCCCCGCGCCATTAGCTGCAATAGAGACCGTACAGCATCATGCGACGATGTTACGTGACGAAGCGATGCAGGTTGAAGCGCATGGATTTGTCAAAATGGCAAAAACTAAGGTTGCGCGCAATTTAGTAGGGCTGTTTTTAAATGATCAGCGCATTAAGAAAGTTAGTCGAGGCTATAGCAAACAGGCGCATGCTGTTAAGCAAGCAGCAGTCTTAGGTGCAGGAATAATGGGTGGAGGTATCGCATATCAATCTGCTTGCAAAGATATTCCTATAGTCATGAAAGATATCAAGCAAGAGGCGCTTGAGCTGGGTAAGTCTGAGGCAGGTGGATTGCTTTTAAAGCAAGTTAAGCGCGGCAAAATTAAGCCTGAAGAAGTGACAGACACTTTAGCAAAAATCGACACAACCTTAAGCTATGGTGATTTTGCAAATGTAGATTTGGTGGTTGAAGCTGTTATAGAAAATAAAAACATCAAATCTTCGGTGTTAGTAGAGGTGGAGCAACAAGTTAAATCCGACTGCATACTAACTTCCAACACATCGACCATTTCAATTACAGAGCTAGCATTATCTTTGCAGCGGCCTGAACAATTTTGCGGTATGCACTTTTTTAACCCGGTTTATCGTATGCCATTGGTAGAGGTGATTCGAGGAGAGAAATCAAGTGAAGCAGCGATTGCAACTACGGTTGCTTATGCAGAAGCGATGGGTAAAACACCTATCGTTGTAAATGATTGTGCAGGTTTTTTGGTGAATCGCGTGTTATTCCCATACTTTGCTGGTTTTGATGCGCTGGTTCGAGATGGCATAGATATTCAGCGGATTGATAAAATAATGGAAAACTTTGGTTGGCCAATGGGTCCAGCGTATTTATTAGATGTTGTTGGTATAGATACTGCGCATCATGCATCGGAAGTGATGGCAGAAGCTTACCCAGATCGTATGAGCAAAGAGTTTAAATCAGCGACCGATGCTTTATATGAAACCGAGCGTTACGGTCAAAAGAATAATGTTGGTTTTTATAAGTATGAGTTAGATAAACGCGGTAAGCAGAAAAAAATAGCAGATGAAAATGCTGTCAGGATTATTGAAACCGTGCGTGTTAATTCGCTTGATGTTTCTGATGAAGAAATTGTCGATCGTATGATGATACCCATGTGTATGGAAACCGTGCGTTGTGTAGAAGAGGGCGTTGTAGATCATCCGCTCGATGCGGATATGGGTTTGATTCTAGGTATTGCTTTCCCAACTTTCCGCGGTGGTGCTTTACGCTATATTGAAGAGATGGGTGTGCAAGAGTTTTGTGAGCGCGCAGGGAAGTATTCACATATTAGTCCTATTTACGCACCTACTAAAGGCTTAATTAGTATGGCAAAGAAAAAAGAAACTTTTTATCCAAAAGTGTAA
- the fadA gene encoding acetyl-CoA C-acyltransferase FadA: MSLQSRDAVIIDCVRTPMGKTKNGMYRNVRAEMLSAALVNALFERNPNVDPSEVEDVIWGCVNQTLEQGWNIARYISLMTKIPNTAGGQTVNRLCGSSMQSIHSAAQAIYANCGDVFVIGGVEHMGHVGMTHGWDHNPASSKYTAKASNMMGLTAELLAMQHGISREDQDKFGLRSHQCAHAATIEGRFKNEIVPIEGHDENGFKQLCEIDEVIRPETSLEKLAALRPVFKPSGGTVTAGTSSALSDGASAMIIMSAERAQALNLKPKAKVKSMAVAGVDPAIMGYGPVPATQKALKRAGLSVDDIEYVELNEAFAAQSLPVLKDLGLLDKVDDKVNLNGGAIALGHPLGCSGARISTTLLHIMEDKGATLGLATMCIGLGQGIATVYESV, translated from the coding sequence ATGAGTCTTCAGTCCCGTGATGCCGTTATTATTGATTGCGTCCGTACGCCTATGGGTAAGACTAAAAATGGCATGTACCGTAACGTGCGTGCAGAAATGTTATCAGCTGCATTAGTGAATGCATTGTTTGAGCGAAACCCAAATGTGGATCCATCTGAAGTTGAAGATGTTATTTGGGGTTGCGTAAATCAAACGTTGGAGCAAGGTTGGAATATTGCACGTTACATTTCATTGATGACAAAAATTCCCAACACTGCAGGTGGCCAAACTGTTAATCGTTTATGTGGATCTTCCATGCAATCGATTCACTCAGCAGCGCAAGCAATCTATGCAAACTGCGGAGATGTATTTGTAATAGGCGGTGTTGAACACATGGGACATGTAGGCATGACGCATGGCTGGGATCATAATCCAGCATCCAGCAAGTACACGGCTAAAGCTTCAAACATGATGGGACTTACGGCTGAATTACTTGCTATGCAGCATGGCATCAGTAGAGAAGATCAAGATAAGTTTGGTCTGCGTTCCCATCAATGTGCGCATGCTGCAACCATCGAAGGTCGTTTTAAAAATGAAATTGTTCCTATTGAAGGACATGATGAGAACGGCTTTAAACAATTATGTGAAATAGATGAAGTGATACGGCCCGAAACATCGTTAGAAAAACTAGCTGCATTACGCCCGGTATTTAAACCCAGTGGCGGGACAGTCACCGCGGGTACTTCTTCAGCGCTTTCAGACGGCGCTTCAGCAATGATTATTATGTCAGCAGAACGTGCACAAGCATTAAATTTAAAACCTAAAGCAAAAGTTAAATCCATGGCTGTTGCAGGCGTTGATCCTGCAATTATGGGATACGGTCCTGTACCCGCTACGCAAAAAGCTTTAAAGCGTGCAGGTTTGAGTGTTGATGATATTGAATATGTTGAGCTTAACGAAGCGTTTGCTGCACAATCGTTGCCTGTGCTTAAAGATTTAGGCTTGCTAGATAAAGTGGATGACAAAGTTAACTTAAATGGTGGTGCTATAGCACTTGGGCATCCACTAGGTTGTTCGGGTGCCAGAATCAGCACCACCTTGTTACATATAATGGAAGACAAAGGTGCTACATTAGGTTTGGCGACAATGTGCATCGGTTTAGGGCAGGGAATAGCGACAGTTTACGAGAGTGTTTAA
- a CDS encoding SLC13 family permease, which produces MRNISIPPSTKSIIKKRMASLAIFVMLGALLIYEEPTIEIAWVTAILLLTIYLFAFEVVDVDIAAITIMVLLGLTSLFAPIMGLEQGLVDTAHLFDGFSSNAVMSIIAVMIIGAGLDKTGIMSKVAAFILNIGGTSEKRIIPIISGTVAFISSFMQNVGAAALFLPVVSRISSRAKLPMSRLLMPMGFCAILGGTVTMIGSSPLILLNDLIITSNSALAADQQMQTWSLFSVTPVGIALVATGILYFVIFGRFVLPVSKTESSTSSGNTMSYFHDVYGVNYDLYEVVVPEGSDIIGKRLDDFEDKYQLRVIATKQSGHATRVGPGALDRDTGLSAGMVLGITAEPDYLDHFIQKYNLKRRPQLRTFSEDLASNKAGIAEIVIPPGSKLIGQSARDIWMRKTYGISMITMHRDGHTMREVEDIRNIPYHSGDTLVVHTTWEALMRLEKDSNFVVITSEYPHEELRPNKVLWAGIFFLIALSLVLFTEIRLSIALLTGAIGMVLSGVLRINEAYEAVSWKTVFLLASLIPLGMAVEQTGTAKWIADQTLLVVGDMPIWVIQAAMAVLATFFTLVMSNVGATVLLVPLAVNIAIGVGANPALFALTVAIATSNSFLIPTHQVNALIMGPGGYRVPDFMRAGGIMTILFLIVSVTMLNLLY; this is translated from the coding sequence ATGAGAAATATTTCTATCCCACCTAGTACTAAAAGTATTATTAAAAAACGTATGGCATCCTTGGCGATCTTTGTGATGCTTGGTGCACTACTGATTTACGAAGAGCCTACGATTGAAATTGCTTGGGTAACGGCAATTTTATTGCTGACAATTTATTTATTTGCGTTTGAAGTGGTCGACGTCGATATAGCAGCTATTACGATCATGGTCTTGCTTGGATTAACAAGTTTATTTGCGCCGATAATGGGTTTAGAACAAGGCTTAGTAGACACTGCACATTTGTTTGATGGCTTTTCGAGTAATGCGGTAATGTCGATCATAGCAGTTATGATCATTGGTGCAGGTTTGGATAAAACGGGAATTATGAGCAAGGTTGCAGCGTTTATTCTAAATATCGGTGGAACTTCAGAAAAACGTATTATTCCAATTATTTCTGGCACAGTTGCATTCATTTCTTCGTTTATGCAAAACGTTGGTGCAGCAGCGCTTTTTCTACCGGTCGTGTCACGGATTTCTTCTCGCGCTAAATTGCCGATGTCGCGTTTATTGATGCCAATGGGTTTTTGCGCAATTTTGGGTGGAACGGTGACAATGATAGGTTCATCACCACTTATCTTATTAAACGATTTAATTATAACTTCAAACTCTGCGCTTGCAGCGGATCAGCAAATGCAGACTTGGAGTTTGTTTTCGGTAACACCTGTAGGTATTGCATTAGTAGCCACTGGTATTTTGTATTTTGTTATCTTTGGCCGGTTTGTTTTACCAGTTTCTAAAACAGAAAGTTCCACATCTAGCGGAAATACTATGAGTTATTTTCATGATGTGTACGGTGTTAATTACGATCTATATGAAGTGGTCGTACCAGAAGGCAGTGACATAATAGGTAAGCGTCTCGATGACTTTGAAGACAAATATCAGTTGCGTGTTATTGCGACTAAACAATCTGGTCACGCCACTCGAGTAGGTCCAGGTGCATTAGATCGAGACACAGGACTGAGTGCAGGCATGGTACTTGGAATAACGGCAGAGCCAGATTATCTTGATCATTTTATTCAAAAATATAATTTAAAAAGACGTCCTCAGTTGCGTACTTTTTCAGAAGATCTGGCGAGTAATAAGGCAGGTATTGCAGAAATAGTTATTCCACCCGGTTCAAAATTAATTGGTCAGAGTGCACGTGATATTTGGATGCGTAAGACCTATGGTATTTCGATGATCACCATGCACAGAGATGGTCATACAATGCGAGAAGTTGAAGATATTCGTAACATTCCTTATCACTCTGGCGACACATTAGTAGTGCATACCACTTGGGAAGCCTTAATGCGTCTGGAGAAAGATAGTAATTTTGTTGTGATTACTAGTGAATATCCGCATGAAGAATTGCGTCCTAATAAAGTGTTGTGGGCAGGTATATTCTTTTTAATCGCGCTTTCATTGGTGTTGTTTACTGAAATTCGTTTATCGATTGCATTGTTGACCGGGGCTATCGGTATGGTGTTGTCCGGTGTTCTACGCATAAATGAAGCTTACGAAGCGGTATCTTGGAAAACAGTATTTTTATTAGCAAGCTTGATTCCGCTTGGAATGGCTGTCGAGCAAACCGGTACCGCAAAATGGATTGCCGACCAAACATTGTTAGTCGTAGGGGACATGCCGATATGGGTGATTCAAGCGGCGATGGCAGTGTTAGCAACTTTCTTTACATTAGTAATGTCGAATGTGGGTGCTACAGTTTTGTTAGTGCCACTTGCGGTGAATATTGCTATTGGTGTTGGGGCAAATCCAGCGCTTTTTGCACTTACCGTCGCAATCGCCACATCGAATTCATTTCTTATCCCGACTCACCAAGTTAATGCTTTGATTATGGGCCCAGGTGGTTACCGTGTTCCTGATTTCATGCGTGCGGGTGGGATTATGACCATCTTATTTCTAATTGTTTCGGTAACTATGCTTAATCTGTTGTACTAA